A window of the Sabethes cyaneus chromosome 1, idSabCyanKW18_F2, whole genome shotgun sequence genome harbors these coding sequences:
- the LOC128732422 gene encoding trypsin eta-like: protein MLPSTSTRWWLVLLVALLPILSLSSNGYAVSSDDESSSNGPRIVGGFKASESATRHQVSIRRKTTDQASFGSGHFCGGSLINNHTVLTAAHCLVDEKNRKRAPSYFRVVGGSTSRLELTTQVEIRDVSRVTIHEHYNPNTFENDIGVLILTEVIPSSHQTLQTIQQVTTVPTAGVICQTSGWGTTQHGVSLATPYLMAVNITVQPMEQCNSSTSYRGGLTKGMLCVGQFEGGRDACQGDSGGPLVCNELLAGIVSFGNDCAKPGFPGIYADVAYYREWIRKNGAGRSGIAGGILGALAFGILITSTEYTGSKLSNEDLVDMLFGGYPGIIHTSCQVTKVVHSL, encoded by the exons ATGCTGCCTAGCACGAGCACCAGGTGGTGGTTGGTACTGCTGGTAGCGTTGCTACCAATTTTGTCATTAAGCAGTAACGGTTACGCGGTGTCTTCTGACGATGAATCTAGCAGCAACGGCCCCCGGATCGTTGGAGGGTTCAAAGCAAGTGAGAGTGCTACTAGACATCAG GTGTCCATCCGGCGCAAAACCACCGACCAGGCCTCGTTCGGTAGCGGGCACTTTTGCGGGGGCAGCCTTATCAACAACCACACCGTACTGACGGCCGCTCACTGTTTGGTGgacgaaaaaaatcgaaaacgagCTCCGAGTTACTTCCGCGTGGTTGGAGGCAGCACCAGCCGGTTGGAACTTACGACCCAGGTGGAAATCCGAGACGTTTCCCGGGTTACGATTCACGAGCACTACAATCCCAATACGTTCGAAAATGATATTGGAGTTTTGATC CTTACGGAAGTGATTCCCAGTTCACACCAAACCTTGCAGACGATTCAGCAAGTAACCACCGTACCGACGGCGGGAGTAATTTGTCAAACCAGCGGTTGGGGAACTACGCAACAC GGAGTATCGCTGGCGACCCCCTATTTGATGGCAGTTAACATAACGGTTCAACCGATGGAGCAGTGCAACTCATCGACCAGCTATCGGGGAGGCCTCACGAAGGGTATGTTGTGCGTGGGACAGTTCGAGGGCGGTCGTGACGCCTGCCAGGGAGACTCCGGAGGACCTTTGGTGTGTAACGAACTACTAGCAGGTATCGTATCATTCGGGAATGATTGTGCTAAGCCGGGCTTTCCCGGTATCTATGCGGATGTGGCGTACTACCGGGAGTGGATTCGGAAGAATGGCGCCGGAAGAAGCGGTATCGCCGGTGGCATCCTTGGGGCACTGGCG TTTGGAATCCTCATTACCTCAACGGAGTACACAGGATCGAAGCTGTCCAACGAAGATTTGGTCGATATGCTCTTCGGAGGTTACCCTGGAATAATCCACACCAGCTGTCAAGTTACGAAAGTCGTGCACAGCTTATAG